In Oryza sativa Japonica Group chromosome 11, ASM3414082v1, the following are encoded in one genomic region:
- the LOC4350456 gene encoding serine hydroxymethyltransferase 4 has protein sequence MCTRALLSSSAIYPLLSTPPHHSPLLPPRRRNHRRLAAASPAAAAAAAMDSVASWGLTPLAAADPLVHDLLEREKRRQRSGIELIASENFTSFAVMEALGSALTNKYSEGMPGARYYGGNDVIDEIENLCRDRALAAFRLDAASWGVNVQPYSGSPANFAAYTALLNPHDRIMGLDLPSGGHLTHGYYTAGGKKISATSIYFESLPYKVSAATGYIDYEKLEEKALDFRPKLIICGGSAYPRDWDYAKLRAVADKVGALLLCDMAHISGLVAAQEAANPFEYCDVVTTTTHKSLRGPRAGMIFYRKGPKPPKKGQPEGAVYDYEDKINFAVFPSLQGGPHNHQIAALAVALQQTMTPGFKAYAKQVKANAVAIGKYLMSKGYKMVTDGTENHLVLWDLRPLGLTGNKVEKMCDLCSITLNKNAVFGDSSALAPGGVRIGTPAMTSRGLVEKDFEQIGEFLHQAVTICLNIQKEHGKLLKDFSKGLVNNKDIENLKLEVEKFATSFDMPGFTLDSMKYKE, from the exons ATGTGCACGcgcgccctcctctcctcctccgctatatatcccctcctctccacccctccccaccactcccctctcctcccgcctcgccgccgcaaccaccgccgcctcgccgcagcatcacccgcagccgccgccgccgccgccatggactcCGTCGCGTCGTGGGGGCTGACCCCGCTCGCCGCGGCCGACCCGCTCGTCCACGACCTCCTCGAGCGGgagaagcggcggcagcggagcggcatCGAGCTCATCGCCTCGGAGAACTTCACCTCCTTCGCCGTCATGGAGGCCCTCGGCTCCGCGCTCACCAACAAGTACTCCGAGGGGATGCCCGGGGCGCGCTACTACGGCGGGAACGACGTCATCGACGAGATCGAGAACCTGTGCCGCgaccgcgccctcgccgcgtTCCGCCTCGACGCCGCGTCGTGGGGCGTCAACGTGCAGCCCTACTCCGGCTCGCCGGCCAACTTCGCCGCCTACACGGCGCTCCTCAACCCGCACGACCGCATCATGGGGCTCGACCTCCCCTCCGGTGGCCACCTCACCCATGGCTACTACACCGCGGGCGGGAAGAAGATCTCCGCGACGTCGATCTACTTCGAGAGCCTCCCCTACAAGGTGAGCGCCGCCACGGGGTACATCGACTACGAGAAGCTGGAGGAGAAGGCGCTCGACTTCCGCCCCAAGCTCATCATCTGCGGCGGCAGCGCGTACCCGAGGGACTGGGACTACGCCAAGCTCAGGGCCGTCGCCGACAAGGTCGGGGCGCTGCTCCTCTGCGACATGGCGCACATCAgcggcctcgtcgccgcgcAG GAAGCTGCAAATCCTTTTGAGTACTGTGATGTGGTTACCACCACCACGCACAAGTCCCTCCGAGGACCAAGAGCTGGCATGATCTTCTACAGGAAGGGCCCTAAGCCTCCCAAGAAGGGCCAGCCTGAGGGTGCTGTCTATGACTACGAGGACAAGATCAACTTCGCAGTGTTCCCGTCACTGCAAGGTGGTCCTCACAACCACCAGATTGCAGCCCTTGCTGTTGCTCTGCAGCAAACCATGACACCTGGATTCAAGGCCTACGCAAAGCAGGTCAAGGCCAACGCTGTCGCCATTGGCAAGTATCTTATGAGCAAGGGCTACAAAATGGTGACTGATGGAACTGAGAACCACCTTGTTCTCTGGGATCTTCGCCCTCTTGGCTTGACTG GCAACAAGGTTGAGAAGATGTGTGACCTTTGCAGCATTACACTTAACAAGAATGCTGTCTTTGGTGACAGCAGTGCATTGGCTCCTGGCGGTGTCCGCATTG GTACTCCTGCGATGACATCCAGGGGTCTTGTCGAGAAGGACTTTGAGCAGATCGGCGAGTTCCTCCACCAGGCCGTGACCATCTGCCTCAACATCCAGAAGGAGCACGGCAAGCTCCTCAAGGACTTCTCCAAGGGCCTGGTGAACAACAAGGACATCGAGAACCTCAAGCTGGAGGTCGAGAAGTTCGCCACCTCCTTCGACATGCCCGGCTTCACCCTCGACAGCATGAAGTACAAGGAGTAG
- the LOC4350455 gene encoding adenosylhomocysteinase, with amino-acid sequence MALSVEKTSSGREYKVKDLSQADFGRLEIELAEVEMPGLMACRAEFGPSQPFKGARISGSLHMTIQTAVLIETLTALGAEVRWCSCNIFSTQDHAAAAIARDSAAVFAWKGETLEEYWWCTERCLDWGVGGGPDLIVDDGGDATLLIHEGVKAEEEFEKSGKVPDPESTDNAEFKIVLTIIRDGLKSDPSKYRKMKERLVGVSEETTTGVKRLYQMQETGALLFPAINVNDSVTKSKFDNLYGCRHSLPDGLMRATDVMIAGKVAVVCGYGDVGKGCAAALKQAGARVIVTEIDPICALQALMEGLQVLTLEDVVSEADIFVTTTGNKDIIMVDHMRKMKNNAIVCNIGHFDNEIDMLGLETYPGVKRITIKPQTDRWVFPETNTGIIVLAEGRLMNLGCATGHPSFVMSCSFTNQVIAQLELWKEKSTGKYEKKVYVLPKHLDEKVAALHLGKLGARLTKLSKSQADYISVPVEGPYKPAHYRY; translated from the exons atggcGCTCTCCGTGGAGAAGACCTCGTCGGGGAGGGAGTACAAGGTGAAGGACCTCTCCCAGGCGGACTTCGGCCGCCTCGAGATCGAGCTCGCCGAGGTCGAGATGCCGGGGCTCATGGCGTGCCGCGCCGAGTTCGGCCCCTCCCAGCCGTTCAAGGGCGCCCGGATCTCCGGGTCCCTCCACATGACCATCCAGACCGCCGTCCTCATCGAGACCCTCACCGCCCTTGGCGCCGAGGTCCGCTGGTGCTCCTGCAACATCTTCTCCACGCaggaccacgccgccgccgccatcgccaggGACTCCGCCGCCGTGTTCGCCTGGAAGGGGGAGACCCTCGAGGAGTACTGGTGGTGCACCGAGCGCTGCCTCGActggggcgtcggcggcggccccgACCTcatcgtcgacgacggcggcgacgccacgCTGCTCATCCACGAGGGCGTCAAGGCCGAGGAGGAGTTCGAGAAGTCAGGCAAGGTCCCCGACCCGGAGTCCACCGACAACGCCGAGTTCAAGATCGTGCTCACCATCATCCGCGACGGCCTCAAGTCCGACCCCAGCAAGTACCGCAAGATGAAGGAGAGGCTCGTCGGAGTCTCCGAGGAGACCACCACCGGTGTCAAGAGGCTCTACCAGATGCAGGAGACCGGcgccctcctcttccccgccaTCAACGTCAACGACTCCGTCACCAAGAGCAAG TTTGACAACCTGTATGGTTGCCGCCACTCTCTCCCTGATGGTCTCATGAGGGCTACCGATGTTATGATCGCTGGCAAGGTTGCCGTGGTCTGCGGTTATGGTGATGTTGGCAAGGGCTGTGCTGCTGCTCTCAAGCAGGCTGGTGCCCGTGTCATTGTTACTGAGATTGACCCCATCTGTGCCCTCCAGGCCCTTATGGAGGGTCTCCAGGTCCTCACCTTGGAGGATGTTGTCTCGGAGGCTGACATCTTTGTGACCACCACTGGCAACAAGGACATCATAATGGTTGACCACATGAGGAAGATGAAGAACAATGCCATCGTTTGCAACATTGGTCACTTTGACAATGAGATTGACATGCTCGGCCTTGAGACCTACCCTGGTGTCAAGCGCATCACCATCAAGCCTCAGACCGACCGCTGGGTCTTCCCTGAGACCAACACTGGCATCATTGTCCTTGCTGAGGGTCGTCTCATGAACCTTGGGTGCGCTACTGGCCACCCCAGTTTTGTCATGTCCTGCTCATTCACTAACCAG GTCATTGCTCAGCTTGAGCTGTGGAAGGAGAAGAGCACTGGCAAGTACGAGAAGAAGGTGTACGTTCTTCCCAAGCACCTCGACGAGAAGGTGGCCGCCCTCCACTTGGGCAAGCTTGGTGCCAGGCTGACCAAGCTCTCCAAGTCGCAGGCTGACTACATCAGCGTTCCAGTTGAGGGTCCCTACAAGCCCGCGCACTACCGGTACTAG